The nucleotide sequence GGCAATCCAGATGTTGTAACTGTACCTAAAAAGTTTGAGGATATTGTAGACAAAAATAAATTAAACGGTAAGTTACTTTATATTTATGAAGAAAAGGAGTAAGCTTTACTCCTTTATTAATTTTTTTGATATATTTACAAGGGTTGATGAAAAAGGTAAGAGCAGTAATGTAGTTATTATATTAAAAAGTGTATGAGCATTTGCGATTTGTCTCGAAGGATTATCTGGTGAAATTAGACTTACAAAGTTATAAAGATAATTTATAAAATAATAAAAGATAATAACTCCACTTATGTTGAATATTATATGGACAAAAGCAGCCTGTTTGCCAGCACGATTAGTTACTAAACTTCCTATTAAAGCATCTATACAGGTACCTATATTTTGTCCTAGTATAATAGGAATAGAAGTTCTGACTGAAATAATGTGAGATGATGCCATAATTTGAAGTATAGCAATTCCGGTACTGCTACTGTGAATAATTGTTGTTATAAGAAATCCTGAGAATATACCTAAAATATCATTAGCACCAATATTTTGTATTAATAAAGAAAGTTTTTTTGTACTATTTGTTAAAGCTATGCTATTTGAAATAATGTCTATACCTAGAAATATCAAAGAAATTCCTATTAATAGTTTGGAAATTATTTTAGTCGAATCTTTTTTTAATAAAGGCATAGTAGTAATTCCAGCCAATAAAAGATATACTGCGTATTTTTTAATATCTATTGCAACGATTTGTGATGTTATAGTAGTACCAATATTTGCTCCCATAATTATAGGTACAGCATTATAAATGCTTATTAGATTACTGTGTACAAGACTAATGACTAATAAAGTTGTAGCACTACTACTTTGAAGTAGTCCAGTTATTATTACTCCTAGTAATACGCCAAGTATTTTATTATTTGTTAATTTATATAGTTTAATCTTAAGCTTTTTTGAGACTATTTTTTCAAATGAAGTAGAAATTATTTTTATGCCTAAAAGAAATAATAAGAGACCTGCACAAATACTTAATAAAATTATTATATAATGTATTTCTTTCAATAACTTCATTTATTCCCTCCAATTAAATTACTAAAACATTATTACAGTTAATATATATGTAGTATTAGATAAGTAAAGTATAAATTTTACTATTAAGATTTAGGGAGGGAATAGTTTGAAAATATTTTTGCTAGATAAAAATAAAATAATAAAAATAATTTTAGTTACATTTTTAGTTATAAGTTCATTGGTTTATACAAATATTGATCAAGATGAAATAATTAGTGTATTTTCGGTAAAACGGGAGCTTCCTATTTATTCTGTTGATACTAATGAAATGAAAATATCAATAAGTTTTGATGCGGCATGGGGAGATCAGTATACAAAGCAAATTTTGGATATACTAGATCAATACAGTGTAAAAACTACATTTTTTCTTGTCGGATTTTGGGTTGATAGATATCCTGATATGGTTAAGGAAATAGCTAGAAGAGGACATGAGATAGGCAATCATTCTACAAATCATCCTCATATGACAAAGTTGAGTCAAACTCAGATTGTTGAAGAATTGAAGAAAACAGAGGATAAAATAAAAAAAATTACAGGACAGCGAACTATTCTTTTTAGACCTCCATTTGGTGATTATAATGATAGACTTATTAGAATTTGCAGAGATAATGGATATTATGTGATTCAATGGGATGTTGATTCTTTAGATTGGAAAGAATTAGGTGTTGAACCAGTAGTAGATCGCGTCTTAAGAAATGTAAAGAAAGGCTCTATAGTATTGTTTCATAATAATGCTAAGTATGTTACTAAGTATCTACCGATTATAATAGAGAAACTTCAAGCTAAAGGATACAAAATAGTGCCAATTTCAGAATTAATCTATAAAGAGGGTTATTATATAGATAATACTGGGAGACAGATGAAAAGAAAAAAATAATTTATGGTGGCATTACTGCCACCATACTGTTTTATGATCTTCCTAAGTTAGAAAAGCGTTTTTCAAAATTCTCCTTAATTTTTTTTACTACATTTTTGCCTGCTTTAGTGGTATCAATTCCCATTTCTTTTGCAATTTCTTCTTTGAAATTATCAAAAGCTTTTCTTGCATTTTCGGAGATTTTATTATTTTTCATATATATCACCTCAATATTATTTTATCCAGAGGTTTTGTTCATTATTAATACAAATACTGGAATATAGAAGCTACAATACATAAAAAGACTAACTAAAGTAAAATATAGAATATATATTTAACTTTTTTAGAAGGAGAGTAACCTATGACAACTGATAAGATAAATATAAAAGATACGATAAATGATTTGAAAGAAGCTAAGGAAGGTTACTATAATTTTATTTATGAAAATATGTTCTTTATAGGAGTTACAGGAATGCAAAGTAAAACAACTATTAGTTTAATTGAACATATTTTAAAATATGCAGGGCTTAAAACGGGAGTAATTAGTTCGAATGGTATAAAGTTTTGCAGTGAATTGATACATAATGTTTTAAACAAAATGACCAAAAATGGAGTTCAAGTTGTTATTGTGGAAGTTTCTTCTGATACATTAGATTATAATAAAATATATGATTTGAAATTTGATATTGCAGTGCATACAAGTATTGAAAATGAATATTCAGGTTGTTTTAGAAAGAGTGAAGATTCTTTTAAAATACAGAAAAAACTATTTTATGAGCTTGATAAAGATAAAATAGCTATAATTAACATAGATGATAGTGATGCTTTGAAATTAATAGAAGGTAATAATAAAGCTTTAGTTGTTACATATGGTTTGAATAATAAAGCGAGTTTAACGGCTTCTAGTATTTCAATAAAGGATTGCATTAATCTTTTCGTTTGCTTACAAAGAAGTCTTACTACGGTTCAAGGGTTAGACATAGATACATTTGAGTTTCCTGTTACTTTAAAACTTTTAGGAGAACATAATATTTACAATGCTCTAGCATCAATAGCAGTAGCTTTATGTTTGAATGTAAGTATTGAAACAATAAAAAAGTCTCTTATTTTGTTTAATGGTATAGAATAAAATCGGCTAGCCTTTCGCTATCTGCTATTCGATTGTCGAAAAGCGACAAGCGGACAGCAAATATCTAGTATCAAGTACCTAGTACCAAGTACCCATACATAAACAAAAGTCTGATATACTATTTGAAAGAATAGTATATATTTTTTTGGAGATTTTGAAGGATTTTTTTATTATTTGTCAAATATAATAAAAAGGATTTTGGTCTATTTAGTTGTATTAAATTTTAATTACTTAAGAAAAAATATCGTACCAGTAAAAACAAAAATATTCATATTATTAATTTGTAGTGAATATTATAGTTGTAGATTAGTCCAAAAAAACGTAAGATATAAAAGGGGAGTGGGAAGCAAATGGTTGATAAGGTTATTCAAACCAATTCAGTTACAATTGTTGGAAAAATAGTTAGTGAACTTGAATTTAGTCATCAAATGTATGGAGAAGGATTTTATACTTTTTATATTGAAGTTCCTAGACTAAGTGAAAATTCAGATGTATTACCAGTTACTATCTCTGAAAGGCTTTTTGTTGGTATAGAGTTAAAACCAGGTGTAGAACTTGTAATTGAAGGGCAATTAAGGTCTTATAATAGGTATTCAGATGGAAGCAACAGACTTTTATTAACAGTTTTTGCAAGAGATATTTACTTGCCTCATGATGAGGAAGAACTTTTAGAACTTAGACGTAAGCCAAATGAAATTTTCTTAGATGGTTATATTTGTAAACAGCCTGTATATAGGACTACACCATTTGGTAGAGAAATCACAGATTTACTTGTTGCGGTAAATAGACCTTATAACAAATCAGATTACATACCTTGTATTGCTTGGGGGAGAAATGCAAGGTTCTCTGAAAAGTTAAGAGTTGGCGATCATGTTAGATTATGGGGAAGAATTCAGAGTAGAGAATATCAAAAGAAGCTTCCTGATGGTGAAGTGCTAAATAAAGTTGCATATGAAGTTTCTATATCAAAGATGGAGTATTTAAAAGATGAAAATAATAGAGAAGGCAAATTAAAAGCTGAATCAGTTTAGAGTTGAAACAAGGCCATTAAGGTCTTGTTTTTTGATATAATTAAGTATATGAAATAAGTATATGAAGAGAAGGAGGGATTTTATGTATTTTAATGTAATTATAGTTGCTATCTTTTTTATAATTTTAATCAGTATTCAATATACTCTCAATAAAATATTATTAGAATTAAGGGGAATAAAAGAAATACTTAATAAGTGTAATTTTAAAAGATAGTAGTCCAGTAGTGAGGGATTAAAATATGAAAAAGTTAATTAAAATACTAGAGAAAACACTGGATTTTTATAATGGGAAGATAGATGAAGATTTGTTAGAGGATATGATTTTAAATTCATTAATATTACTTATTTTAGAAGGATTAAATGCTGAAAGACTATTTTTAAAAGAACCAGAAATTAAAAATATAAAGAATTATGATATATATAAAATATTGAAAAAAGACATAACAAAGGAAATTATTAAAAGTGATTATGTCTTACCAATGGCTTATGAGTATATCATAAGTAGAAAAGAGAAAAAAGAGATGTATGGTATATATTATACTCCTGAATGGCTTGTTAATTATATGGTTGACAGAGCTATTACACAATATATAGAACAAAGAGACAATGTAGATGATTTAAAAATTCTTGAACCAGCATGTGGAAGTGGAATGTTTCTTTTATATATTTTTGATGTATTTTATAAGTGGTATAAGAAGAAATCTAATCTGTCGAGTTTAGAGATTGTTAAAAGAATTGTAGAAAACATTATATATGGAATTGATATTGATGAAAAAGGTATATATTTATGTAAAATCAGTTTACAAATTAAAGTTTATAAATTAATAGGTGAGAAAATAGATTTTGATTTTAATTTATATGATGCTGATTTCCTAAAAAGTAATTATATTGATAACTATAAATTTAGTTATATTATAGGTAATCCACCTTATTTAGAAAATAGAAGAATAAATAAATACTATAACAAAGATTATTTAAAAAACAATTTTTTAACAGCAGTTGGACGATTTGATATATATTCACTTTTCATAGAGAAAGCTATAACAATGCTTTTGGATGATGGAATTTTAGCTTTTATAACTCCAGGTAATATATTGTCTAATAACAATTTTACACCTATAAGAAAAATAATACTTGATAAAACTGAAATTAATGAAATTGTCAATCTCGGAAGTAATATTTTTGACAAAGTAGATATGAATATGGCGATTATTTTTATCAAGAAAAGTCAGAAAAGTTTGAAAACAAATAAAATTCTTTGCAAAAATCTAAAAAATAGTTTTGATATAAAAAAAGATATATTTAAAAATGATTATAAAATAGTAAAACAATTGTATTATTATAATAATCTTAATTATGTATTTGATATTGAATCGTCTAAAGAAGTATTTGAACTAAGACAAAGAATTTATAATACAAATCTTTATAAAATAAACGATTTATGTGAAATTGTTGCAGGAATTGCTACAGGCAATATAAGAAATAAGTTGTTAACTTATGATGCAAATAAGAAAGGTGCTAGAAAAGTTTTAACAGGAAAAGATATTAAGTCATATTATTATAACTGGTCTGGACTTTATGTAATAACGGATAAATCAATAATTAATAAAAAAATGGGAGAATATGCTACATTCATGAGAGAAGAATTTGTGCTTAACCCTAAAATACTGATTAGGCAAACGGCTGATAGATTCATATGTACATACGATGAACAAAAATATTATATTTTAAATACATTATATTCATTGATAGTTAGGGAACAATATAGGAAAGATGTACTTATAAAGTTTATATTAGCTTTATTAAATTCAAAGCTGTATAGTTTTCTCTATAGGTCGCTAGTAATGGAAGAAGGTAAATTATTTCCACAGCTTAAGATATTCCATATTCAACAAAGTCCTTTTAAATTGGTTTCATTGTCTAAACAAGAAGAGTATGTTTTATTGATAGATAAGATAATTTCATTAAAAAAACAGTTATTTGAAAATACCTACAGTGAGTATGACAGATATATAAAACAGATAGAGATTGAATATTTAGTATATAAGTTAGATAGATTAGTATATAATTTATTTAAATTATCAAATTCAGAAATTGAAGAAATAGAAAGAAAAATGGAGAAATCTCCATTAATTTACAGCGAAAGCAATTCAATTAATATTAATAATGCATTGAAAGAATTAAATAAATGTAATGATATAATAAAAATATCAAAAAAATTCAAGATACATCCTTTAGTTTTACTTAACAGAATATTTCTTTAAAAAATCCTTTTTGTATTTAGTATGTCTGATATATTCTTCTTCAGTAATTATTCCATTAGTTTTCATTTTATCGAATATATTAATGAAATTAGTACAAAGCTCTGCAAGCTGTTTTTCAATATCATTAGATTTGCTCTGATATTTCATGACATAGCCCCCATAATTAAATTAATTTAATCTGTTATTCATTATATTCAATGACTTTACTAGTTATCACTTGAATTAAGAAAAAATGTGTGAATAATTTCATAAAAAAATTCACTTGCAACATTCTATTTTATTCTACAAAAAGTGTCAAAATCCTTCTTAAAAATAATTTTTTTAGTAAATTTAACTAATAATTCTTAAATAAAATATAAATTTTATATATATGAGTTTAAAATATTGACAAAATTCAACATATAAATTAGAATAAGTCTTATTAAAACAAAAAAAAGGGGTTGAGTTTCTTGGAAAAGGAATGGAAGGTTCTAATTTCTGAAGAAGAGATTAAAGCTAAAATTAAAGAACTAGGAAAAAAATTAGTGATGACTATAAAGACAAGAAACTTTTAGTAATATCTTTGTTAAAAGGAAGCTTTATATTTACTGCTGATCTAGTTAGATGTATTGAAGTTCCTACTCGTATTGAATTTATGACTACATCTAGTTATGGACATGGAAAAGAAACTTCAGGTAAAGTAGATATACTTAGCGATTTGAATATAGATATAGAAGGATATGATATATTAATAGTTGATGATATAATGGATTCAGGACTTACAATGAAAGTCATTAAAGAGCATTTACTGTCCAAAAATCCTAATTCTGTAAAGTCATGTGTTTTATTAGACAAACCTGAAAGAAGAAAAGCAGATATTACACCAGATTATATTGGTTTTACGATACCTGATGTTTTTGTTGTCGGTTATGGTTTGAACTATGGTGATTATTATAGGAATATACCTCATGTATTTACTTTTGATAGCTAAAGGACAGTCATTAGACTGCCCTTTTTTTATCCTCTTAAATCTTCAAGTATTTTTACTTTATCAATAGTTTTTTCATCTTTTTCTTTAATAACTCTTGCAGGTATACCTGCTACTACTGTATTAGGAGGAACATCTTTTGTTACGACTGAGCCAGCTGCTACAACTGCTCCTTTTCCTATTTTAACTCCTTCTAAAATAACTGCGTTAGCACCTATTAAGACATCATCTTCAATAATTACTGGTGTTTTGCTAGGTGGTTCAAGTACACCGGCTATTACAGCACCTGCACCTACATGTACGTTTTTACCTATTATTCCTCTTGCACCTACAACAGCATTCATATCAATCATAGAATTTTCGCCAATTTCTGCACCTATATTGATTACTGCTCCCATCATAATTACAGCGTTTTTTCCTATGTATACTTTATCTCTGATTATAGCTCCTGGTTCGATTCTTGCTTGAATAGTTTTTGTATCTAAAAGAGGAATTGCTGAATTACGTCTATCTGATTCAATGTGGTAATCTTGAATATATTCTTTATATTTTTCTAAAATAGGTAATATTTCTTCGTAATCGCAGAATACAATTCTGAAATTATCATCTCCAAAGTTTTTTAAGTTATTAAAATCGATTTTGTTCATATTACCTTTCAAGAAAGCTTTTATAGGTGTAACTTTTTTTGCTTCTTTAATGAATTTAGCTATTTCGTAAGGATTTGTTAAATCAAATTTTGAAGTTTTTTTATTTGTGTTATTCATTAGTTTCCAATCCTTTCTATATATTTTTTTCAAGTTATTACTAAGTCATCCATAGAGTAAAGTCCTTTTTCTTTATTTGCTATAAACTTTGCTGCTTTAATAGCTCCTATAGCAAAAATATTTTTTGACATTGCTGTATGCTTTATTTCTATTATTTCATCTAAACCAGCAAAAATTACGGAATGTTCCCCTACGATAGTACCTCCTCTTATTGCATGAATTCCGATTTCATTTTTATTTCTTTTTTCTTTTTTTGTGTATCTTCCAAATACGTATTCTTTAGAATTATTTAACTCTTCATTAATTTTGTTAGCTATCATATAAGCTGTTCCACTTGGAGCATCTACTTTATTATTATGATGCTTCTCTATAATTTCTATATCGAAAGATTCTGCTAAAACTCTAGCTGCTTCTTTGACAAGTTTAATTAGAACATTTACTCCTAAAGACATATTGGAAGAGTAGAATATAGGTATTTTTTTAGATGATTTTTCTATATCTTTATAATCTTTATTAGAAAAACCAGTTGTTGCAATAACAATTGGTAGATTTTTTTCCACGCAATAGTCTAACAAGCCAGGAAGGTAGTAAGGGTTTGAAAAATCAATTACTACATTAGCCTCTCCTTTGAATTCAAAAATATCTTTATAAACAGGATATTTATTTTTATATTTATTTGGAGCTCTGTCAATGCCAGCTACTATCTCTAAATCAGGGTCATTTTCAATTTGCTTTGTAAGAACCTGACCCATTTTACCATTACATCCATTAATGATTATTTTCATAAAAATTACCTCCTTGGAGATAGACCGTAGTTTTTCATTTCTTTGATTAGTTTTTGTAGATTGTCTTCAGACATAGTAGTAAGTGGTAATCTTAATTCACCTACATCCATTCCTAGAAGATTCATTGCAGTTTTAACTGGTATTGGGTTCGTTTCTATAAATAATGCATCTATTAATCCTTTCATTTTTAGCTGAAGTTTTCTTGCGTTATCGATATCTCCATTAAGGTAATACATAACCATATCGTGAGTATCTTTAGGTAAGATGTTAGCTACTACAGAAATTACTCCTTTTCCTCCAAGAGATAGTAAAGGTACTACCATATCATCATTTCCAGAATAAATATAGAAATCTTCAGGACATAATCTAGCTATTTCTGCAACTTGACTTATATTGCCGCTAGCTTCTTTTACAGCTTTAATATTTGGATGTTCTGAAAGCTTAGCTAATGTATTTGGTTTAATGTTTAAACCAGTTCTACCTGGAACATTATATACAATGATAGGAATATTAACTTCATCGGCAATAGTTAAGTAATGCTTGATTAAACCTTCTTGTGTAGTTTTATTATAATATGGAGTGACAATTAAAAGTCCATCTGCTCCAACCTTTTCAGCATAAATACTAAGTTCGATTGCATGTTTAGTATTATTGCTGCCTGTACCAGCTATAACAGGTATTCTTTTATTAACTTTTTCAACTGCGAATTTTATTGTCTGTTTTTGTTCTTCATCAGTCATAGTTGAAGCTTCTCCTGTAGTACCGCATATAATTATTGCATCTGTATGGTTGTCAATATGCCATTCTATTAACTCACCAAGTTTGTCAAAATCAATCTGGCCATTTTTATAAGGTGTAACTAAAGCAACACCAGAGCCTGTGAATAAAGTCATAATATACCCCCCTAAATTTTAATTTAAATTTTTATTTAAACATTAAAGTTGATTGATAAGTAATTCAGCGATTTGTACTGTATTTGTAGCTGCTCCTTTTCTGATATTGTCAGCAACTACCCACAAGTTAATACCGTTTTCAACACTAAAGTCTCTTCTTATTCTACCAACATATACTTCATCTGTTCCCTCGGCATTTATAGGCATAGGATAAACATTATTATTTACATCATCTTGTATAATTACTCCTTTTGCTTCTCTAAGTATTTCATAAATTTCATCTAACTTAAATGAATTTTCGAATTCTAAGTTAACTGATACACTGTGTCCATATCTTACTGGTATTCTGACAGTAGTAGCTGTAATTTTTAAGTTGTAATCATTTAATATTTTTTTAGTTTCTTCTATCATTTTTATTTCTTCTTTAGTATAACCATTTTCTAGAAATACATCGATGTGAGGTAGACAGTTAAATGCGATAGGATGAGGATATTTTTTAGGTTTTTTGCCTTCAAGTCCCATATCCAGATCTTTAATTCCACCTAGACCAGATCCAGAAACTGCTTGATAAGTAGAATACACAATTCTTTTTATTTTAAAAGCATCATGTAGTGGCTTTAGTGGTACTACACATTGTATAGTTGAACAATTTGGATTAGCAATAATTCCTTGGTGCCAACTTATATCATTTGGATTTACTTCAGGAACTATTAGAGGAACTTCTTTGTGCATTCTCCAAGCACTACTGTTATCAACTACAATGACTCCTTTTTCTTTAGCTATAGGTGCAAAATTTTTACTAACTTCGCTGCCTGCTGAAAACAATGCTATATCTATATTGTCATTGAAAGAATCTTTTGTTAATTCTTGAACAGTGTATTCTTTGTCTCTAAATTTAAGTTTTGTACCTTTGGATTTGGAGGAAGCAAATAAGTAAAGATTTTTTACTGGAAAATTTCTTTCTTCTAATATTTTGATAAAGGTTCTTCCAACCATACCTGTTGCGCCTACTATGGCAATGTTAAGTTTTTTCATAAAATCACCTCTAAAATAGATTTATTAAATAATAATTAGGAAGTAAAAAGTGTTATTATTATTATAATATTATTTTATAACAGATTAAGTGCTTAATAAATAGAACTATTTGAATTGAGTAAATAAAAAATATAAAATGGTTATAGAATGTAGGATGTGGAGGGATGAGATGTCAAATAGATTAAATGTAATTGGTGAAGAAATGAAAGCAATAAGGAGAGAGCTACACAAAATACCAGAGACTGGACTTAATGAGCATAAAACTTCTAATTATATAATAGAAAAGCTTGAAAAATATGGATATATTATCGAAAAAGTTGCTGGAACTGGTATAGTAGCTTATAAAAAAGGGAGAGTTTTTAAAAAAGCAATAGCATTTAGAGCAGATATGGATGGGCTAAGAGTTAATGAACAAACAGGTGTGAATTATTCTTCAAATGAAAATGGAATGATGCATGCTTGCGGCCATGATGGCCATATGGCAATTTTGTTGGGATTAGCAAGTTATTTATCAGATTTTGAACTTGAAAGAGATATAATACTTTTATTTCAGCCAGCTGAAGAGGGACCGGGAGGAGCTGAAATAATTGTAAATGAAGGTATTTTAGAAAAATACAATGTAGAATATATTTTTGGGCTTCATATATTACCAGATTTAGAGCAAGGAAAAATAGGAATAACTCCAGGACCAATGATGGCACAAACTGGAGAGTTTGATATTAAGATTACATCTAAGGGTGGACATGGAGCGATGCCACATACAGCTATAGATAGCATATATGTTGCTTCTCAATTAGTAAGTAGCTATCAAAGTATAATTAGTAGGAATATTGAACCTATTGAAGGATGTGTGTTGACGATAGGTAAAATTGAAGGTGGAAAAGCAAGAAATATTATTGCTGATAATGTAAGACTGGAAGGTACAATAAGAGCATTTAATACAGAAGTATATAATAAAATTAAAAAGAGAATGGTAGAAATTAATTTTGGACTAGAAAAAATGTTTAATGTTAATATTTGTATGGAAATAAGGGATATGTATCCGCCAGTCGTAAATGACTATAAACTATTTGAGATTATTAAGGATTTATTTAAGGATGAAATTAAAATAATTAAACCTATGATGATTTCTGAAGACTTTTCATATTATCAAAGAGAAATACCAGGTCTTTTCTTTATGTTGGGTTCAAGAAATGAAAGAAAAGGATTCATACATCCTTTACACAGTTGTTATTTTAATTTTGATGAGGAGATTTTAAAAATAGGATTAGATACTTATTTGAAAATATGCAAATATTTTGGTGTTATAAGTGATTATTAATATTAAGGGGGTCAATTAATGAATAATGAATTAAATGTTGAATCAAAGCTGAATATTTTAGGGACTAACTTGTTCTATCTATTAATAGGAATAATTTTACTTACAATAGGTTCATTGGTACAGAGATGGGATATTTATAAAGGGTTGATAATTACAGAATATATTATTATTTTATTGCCTGCATTGATTTATTTAAAAATTAAAAGACAATCGTTAAGAAAAGTGCTTAGACTTAATAAACTTTCTTTAAAACAGATACTATTAATACCTATTATTGTAATCTTATCATATCCGATTGGTGCATTTTTGAATTTGATAGTTATGATTTTTCTAAGTTTTTTTGGAGAAGTTAAACCTCCACCTATACCAATTCCAAATAATGAAATAGAACTATTAAAAGGTTTTTTTGTTGTAGCATTATCAGCTGGTATTTGTGAAGAAGTAATGTTTAGAGGATTAATAATGAAAGGATATGAAAAATTAGGAAAATGGAAAGCTATTATTTTTTCTGCTGTTTTATTCGGATTATTTCATTTTAATATACAGAATTTATTAGGACCGATTTTTTTAGGTTTATTATTTGGATTTATAGTTTATAAAACGGATTCACTTTATGCATCTATGTTGGCTCATTTTACAAATAATGCGTTGGCTTTATTTTTAGGTTTTATTGTAAATAAATTTAATACAGGTAATACTACGCCAAGCAATGTAACTTTAGATATATCATATACTAAGACTTTAATTTACGGAGCAATTTTTTTGGGAGCTATTTCGTTAGTTGCTGGGACTATAGTTGTTATGCTTCTTAAAAAAATGCCAAGTTCGGATAATTATATAAGTATTTATAATGAAGATTATAAGAAAAGCATGTTAACTTTTGTTGAAAGTATACCTCTAATTGTAATTTTAATAATATATATTATAATTAATGTTTTGAATTTTAGTGTTTAGAAAAAAATATTTATTAAAAGATTTTATTATAATTTCCTATAGTTTACTAAAAATAAATACAAAAAAGTTTAAGGACCTACTTGGGGGGAGTAGGTCCTTATTTAATAAAAATTTATATAAAAGGGGGAGTGGGAAAGTAGTACTTTTTCCGACAACGACAAGTTTAACACTTTTATATATATAAATCAAGAGAAAATATTAAAGTTCTAATTTTCAAAAAATTTATCATGATATAATTTAGAATATTATTCAAAAATATCCACATAATAGACACTAAGGAGGGGTCGATGTGAGCAAAACAAGAAAGAAGAAAAAAATAGAAACTTTAGAGGATAAATTAAAATATGAAATAGCTAGAGAATTAGGGTTATTAGAGAAAATAAAAAAAGTTGGGTGGGCGGGGTTAACAGCTAAGGAAACAGGTCGGATAGGAGGAATGATTACAGTAAAAAAGAAATTAATGAAACGTAAGCTAGAAAAGGAGAAAGAATTGTAATACAATATATTTATGACTCTAAAAAGGGGGGATATTATGCATAGTTATAAGGACTTTGCATATTTGTATGATAAGTTGATGGATGATGTGGATTATAAAAAATGGTTTGAGTATATATTGAGGATATTAAAGAAACTAGAAATTACCCCTAAAAAGGTTCTTGAGCTTGCTTGTGGAACAGGGAATTTTACTAGGTATTTGTGTGATAGTGGTTATGATGTTACTTGTTTTGAT is from Caloranaerobacter sp. TR13 and encodes:
- the dapD gene encoding 2,3,4,5-tetrahydropyridine-2,6-dicarboxylate N-acetyltransferase, which translates into the protein MNNTNKKTSKFDLTNPYEIAKFIKEAKKVTPIKAFLKGNMNKIDFNNLKNFGDDNFRIVFCDYEEILPILEKYKEYIQDYHIESDRRNSAIPLLDTKTIQARIEPGAIIRDKVYIGKNAVIMMGAVINIGAEIGENSMIDMNAVVGARGIIGKNVHVGAGAVIAGVLEPPSKTPVIIEDDVLIGANAVILEGVKIGKGAVVAAGSVVTKDVPPNTVVAGIPARVIKEKDEKTIDKVKILEDLRG
- the dapA gene encoding 4-hydroxy-tetrahydrodipicolinate synthase — encoded protein: MTLFTGSGVALVTPYKNGQIDFDKLGELIEWHIDNHTDAIIICGTTGEASTMTDEEQKQTIKFAVEKVNKRIPVIAGTGSNNTKHAIELSIYAEKVGADGLLIVTPYYNKTTQEGLIKHYLTIADEVNIPIIVYNVPGRTGLNIKPNTLAKLSEHPNIKAVKEASGNISQVAEIARLCPEDFYIYSGNDDMVVPLLSLGGKGVISVVANILPKDTHDMVMYYLNGDIDNARKLQLKMKGLIDALFIETNPIPVKTAMNLLGMDVGELRLPLTTMSEDNLQKLIKEMKNYGLSPRR
- a CDS encoding type II CAAX endopeptidase family protein, encoding MNNELNVESKLNILGTNLFYLLIGIILLTIGSLVQRWDIYKGLIITEYIIILLPALIYLKIKRQSLRKVLRLNKLSLKQILLIPIIVILSYPIGAFLNLIVMIFLSFFGEVKPPPIPIPNNEIELLKGFFVVALSAGICEEVMFRGLIMKGYEKLGKWKAIIFSAVLFGLFHFNIQNLLGPIFLGLLFGFIVYKTDSLYASMLAHFTNNALALFLGFIVNKFNTGNTTPSNVTLDISYTKTLIYGAIFLGAISLVAGTIVVMLLKKMPSSDNYISIYNEDYKKSMLTFVESIPLIVILIIYIIINVLNFSV
- the dapB gene encoding 4-hydroxy-tetrahydrodipicolinate reductase, with amino-acid sequence MKIIINGCNGKMGQVLTKQIENDPDLEIVAGIDRAPNKYKNKYPVYKDIFEFKGEANVVIDFSNPYYLPGLLDYCVEKNLPIVIATTGFSNKDYKDIEKSSKKIPIFYSSNMSLGVNVLIKLVKEAARVLAESFDIEIIEKHHNNKVDAPSGTAYMIANKINEELNNSKEYVFGRYTKKEKRNKNEIGIHAIRGGTIVGEHSVIFAGLDEIIEIKHTAMSKNIFAIGAIKAAKFIANKEKGLYSMDDLVIT
- a CDS encoding aspartate-semialdehyde dehydrogenase, whose product is MKKLNIAIVGATGMVGRTFIKILEERNFPVKNLYLFASSKSKGTKLKFRDKEYTVQELTKDSFNDNIDIALFSAGSEVSKNFAPIAKEKGVIVVDNSSAWRMHKEVPLIVPEVNPNDISWHQGIIANPNCSTIQCVVPLKPLHDAFKIKRIVYSTYQAVSGSGLGGIKDLDMGLEGKKPKKYPHPIAFNCLPHIDVFLENGYTKEEIKMIEETKKILNDYNLKITATTVRIPVRYGHSVSVNLEFENSFKLDEIYEILREAKGVIIQDDVNNNVYPMPINAEGTDEVYVGRIRRDFSVENGINLWVVADNIRKGAATNTVQIAELLINQL
- a CDS encoding M20 family metallopeptidase, yielding MSNRLNVIGEEMKAIRRELHKIPETGLNEHKTSNYIIEKLEKYGYIIEKVAGTGIVAYKKGRVFKKAIAFRADMDGLRVNEQTGVNYSSNENGMMHACGHDGHMAILLGLASYLSDFELERDIILLFQPAEEGPGGAEIIVNEGILEKYNVEYIFGLHILPDLEQGKIGITPGPMMAQTGEFDIKITSKGGHGAMPHTAIDSIYVASQLVSSYQSIISRNIEPIEGCVLTIGKIEGGKARNIIADNVRLEGTIRAFNTEVYNKIKKRMVEINFGLEKMFNVNICMEIRDMYPPVVNDYKLFEIIKDLFKDEIKIIKPMMISEDFSYYQREIPGLFFMLGSRNERKGFIHPLHSCYFNFDEEILKIGLDTYLKICKYFGVISDY